CGCCCCGACGTTCGGCGAGCAGGCCCCGGCCACGGTTACGCTCGCCCTGTCGTCCGACGCGGCGGCCCGCGTGGCGACGCACCTCAGCGCGCTCGGCGCCGGCGACCGTTTCGTGGTCGCCCTCCGCCGTCTGCCCGCCTCGTCCCAGTAGTCTCCCCGTGTCACACCGTTCCGGGTGACTTCTCTGGCCACACCATCCACCGGCACGAAGGACACGACCATGCTCAAGGGATTCAAAGACTTCCTCATGCGAGGCAACATCGTCGACCTCGCGGTCGCCGTCGTCATCGGCACCGCGTTCGCGGCCGTCGTCAAGGCGTTCGTCGACGTCATCATGGGCCTGATCGGCAAGATCGGCGGCCAGCCCGACTTCAACGGCTGGACGCCCCTCGGCATCCCGTTCGGCGCCTTCATCACCGCCCTCATCAGCTTCGTCATCATCGCCGCGGTCGTGTACTTCGTGGTCGTCGTGCCGATGAACAAGCTCGCCGAGCGCCGCGCGAAGGGCATCGAGCCGGAGACGGAGGCCCCCTCGGAGGAGGTCGCCCTGCTCACCGAGATCCGCGACTCGCTGCGCGCCCGCTGACCCGAACGCCCGAGAGGGGCGGGAGCCGACCCGGCTCCCGCCCCTCTTCGCGTCCCCGCCCCGTTCGCGACACCGTCGAGAGGCCAGATGGACGTCACCGAAAGGCCAACCCGGATGCCGGTCAGCGCCGTCCGGAACCGGACCCGTGGCCCGATCGCGGGTGTCGGGAAGAGGCCACTCGACGGTCAAGGACGACCTCGGGTGTCGGGAAGTGGCCTCTCGACGGTTCGAGCGGTCAGGCGCGGTGGGGGTGGAGGTCCTTGTCCTCGTAGTCGCCGAGCACCTGGGCCAGGGCGAGCGGGCGCGCCGCCTCCTCGTGCCGGCCGGCCCGCGACAGGGTGCGACCGAGCAGCAGGTGCGCGTAGGCGTCGGTCGGGCACTCGTCGGTGAGCCGTCGCAGCACCGCCTCGGCCCGACCGAGCTGGGCCGAGTGGAAGTAGGCGCGCGCCAGCAGCAGGCGCAGGTCGGTGGTCGGGTGCAGCGAATGCCCGCCGGTCGAGGCAGCGGCCTCCTGCTCGACCTCGCTCACGAGGTCGGCGAGGGCCCGCGAGGCGGCCAGGTACTCACCGCGCTCGAACTGCTGCTGGGCCAGGGACAGGCGCAGGGCGAAGGTGCTCGAGGTCATGGCCGCAGAACGTCGATCGCCCGCGCGGCATTCCGGCCGGCGGTCGGCGTGGCGGGCGTGGCCGGAGCGGTCTACTCGTAGTGCGGCGGACGCTGCTGCCGCAGCCAGGTGTCGCGGGCTCCCTCGCTGCCGGCCGGGGCCTCGTCGCGCC
This is a stretch of genomic DNA from Terracoccus luteus. It encodes these proteins:
- a CDS encoding tetratricopeptide repeat protein, coding for MTSSTFALRLSLAQQQFERGEYLAASRALADLVSEVEQEAAASTGGHSLHPTTDLRLLLARAYFHSAQLGRAEAVLRRLTDECPTDAYAHLLLGRTLSRAGRHEEAARPLALAQVLGDYEDKDLHPHRA
- the mscL gene encoding large conductance mechanosensitive channel protein MscL, with protein sequence MLKGFKDFLMRGNIVDLAVAVVIGTAFAAVVKAFVDVIMGLIGKIGGQPDFNGWTPLGIPFGAFITALISFVIIAAVVYFVVVVPMNKLAERRAKGIEPETEAPSEEVALLTEIRDSLRAR